The following DNA comes from Bos indicus x Bos taurus breed Angus x Brahman F1 hybrid chromosome 5, Bos_hybrid_MaternalHap_v2.0, whole genome shotgun sequence.
CCACAGTAAATCAATAAATCCTAAAAATTTGTCTagtgtttcatttcctttatttcatccttttccACAGCCAGTGTAAGAGTTGAGCCCTCACTACCTCATGAGTATAGAGTAGTTCTGTAATCTCATGAAATGTTCTATTTCAGTTTCCCTTGGTTGTGTCAAAACCCTTCACAAACCCTCAATAGCTACCCATGAACTGTAAGGTTAAGCCAGGCCTCCAGCCTTACCTCTCTCTCCAGCCTACCTCCTACCACCACCATGAGTGTCTCCTACACCCGACCTGGACTATTTGCTGTTTCCAAACACCCTACCTAAAGCTCTACAGCCTGTATACCCAACCTAACCCTTTTGATCATAAAGCCTCCTGTTTCTATCTATCCAACAAATCTCTATTCATTCCAAGGGGATTtctttggtagtccagtggttacaactctTGCTTCCCAAGGCAAGGGGTGCAGGTTATATTCCTGGttatggaactaagatcccacatgcttcctggccaaacaaccaaaacataaaacaagcaatattgtaacaaattcagtaagactttaaaagtggtcattaaaaaaaataaaaaattgtaggAAAAAAACTTCCATCTTCTCCGTGAAGCATTTGTGAGCGCTCCCCACCTTCCCCCTGGAGAACTTCTTTATGGATTTAGCAGTCTCCATCGCAACACTTAGACTGAAACACACTTGACCACACATTTGCTGCTACTTTAAACTGAAAGCTTGAGAACAGGCACCAGGCCTGTCCCTGTGCCACCTGCTACTTGGCACATGATGTTGGAAGGCTCACTGGTATGCATTCCTCCCTCCCCAATTATAATACTTAGCTTGAGATTCATGTGCCTTGTCTTCATTTTGATGTCTCCACAAGGTGCCCTCAGTACAATTTGCTGCATTCCTGACAAAGGTGTCCCTTCAGTCCTGGGCATATTAGCCCCAGCATTTCTAAAAATGGAGGTCTACGTCTCTGAATCTCCCCACCCCTCATCCGCACAGACTCAGGAACTGACAGCCCCGCCTCCTTACAGTCAATTCAATCACACTTGTGTCTTTCCTGAACACTCCAACCTGCAGAGGTCCCCTAGCACACCCATGGTGCTGGTCTCTGTCATTTGTCAGGCAGTCATCTTCAGCCATTAAGTAACTGCTTAGTTTTCAAGTCTGTCTGTCTTGATCTCTAAGATACTTGGGAGCAAAGCCATTCACAGGATACACAGTTAAGTACCCAGGAAAACATACAGTATAGCTGAATGACCAGACTTCCCCTGCAGTCCCTTCTGCACTCTAAAGGCCATCCCATAAAGCCTGTATTCCTCCCATTCCTGCTCACCTTGAACCTTCGGGCTAGAAACTTATTCTTGATCTCTAAGAAATTGCCACGGTTCATTTCCCCCTTGAAAGGTTCATTGAGGATGGCATAGCGTGGATCATTCTGGATGTCCTGCCAACGGGCATAGCCATGGCTGTTGGAAAATTAATCGCTCAGGAAAAATGAAACAAGGGAAAGTAAGAACATCCAACTGTTAGACCGGCAGAAATCCCACCAGAACCTTGGATCGGACTCAGGCAAAGGATACTTTATGATGCCAGCCAGTAGCCAGTAGTCATGGCGTCGGTGCCAGATCTCGTAAGTCTTCTTGGTGACAGTGGCTGCCCGCTCCTCATTCTGCCACAGGGAGTGCAGCTCTGAAGAGAGGTATGGGGAACGGGGAGAAACACAAAGGCAGACACCACTGAGGATTCAGCTACTTAACTCCTGACCCGGTACCAACTTACTGTGCCTTTGGCTTTGTAACAGGGACCCCAGAGGAGTGTGCTGTAGGCCTGGCATTCCCTCTAGGAGAGCCAAAGTCTCCGTACCTTGGTTTCTGACAAGAACCCTAATTTCACCTTGAATCTTTCCAGTGGGCCCCTTTTTCATACCCGTAAAACCACCATCTGCAATGTTGAACATGAAACgctgtttaatatttttcttctgcttctcatcATTCAGGTCCTTGGGGGTCTCTCCATTCTGAAGCATCacctcttttttctcctcttcttctttcttctcttctacaGAACAGACAGAAGAGAAATGTCAGCTCTAGACAGAAGACAGCACCATGGCCCTTACCGGTACATACAGCACCGTGTGCTACGAGACCACCCATCTACTTCCACCCTTTCTCCAcgtgttttttatatatatatatatatatatgtatgtatgtatgtatatatttggctgcactgtgtcgtagttgcagcatgtgagctctagttctctgaccagggattgaacctgggccccctgcgttgggagagcagtcttaaccactggaccatcagggaagtccccacatgtAACTGTTTCTTAAACCCACAAAAAGGTGCCACCAGCCCACTGACCATCACAGGCGGGGAGAGGGGGAGTCTTTTAGCTTGGGATAAAATGATTCTATCAGTATGGATGGGGAGCCTGTGGGCAGAGAGGTGTCTGGGAGACAAAGTTCTTCCTTTCAGCAATAGAGTCCTTTTACAGTACAGTTGGCTTCTCCAAACACCCACCTTTGTCCTCCACCACGATGGGAGTCAGATCAACTgctgccttctcctccaccttctccaCATCAGCATTACCTGGGGGGAATAGATGGCACTGAGAACATACCTAAACAAGAGTGCTCCCCACCTCTGTTAGATACCTAAACAAGAGTGCTCCCCACCTCTGTTAGATCTGAAATAGTCCTAAACCTAAACCTTAATGATTAAAGTCATAAAAGATGTCCTGAGGGACAAAAAGCCCACAGTTAAACTCAGGGGTGAAAGAGTCTTCCGTGTGTCAGTTCCTCTGGACTGCCTCCAGCTGGGCTGCAAGTCGAAGTCCTTTGGTTCGCAGGGTCTGCAGGGCACGCAGATTGACATACCTTTCGGATCTGTCTCCATCGCTTCCTCTGTTCTCTCCTTGACCTCTGCCTTTTCCACTTTCTCCTCTCCCTCAGGAGGCTCCACTGGGACCTTCTCCTCCTctgaggcaggggcagggggctgtGTACACttcaaaagagagaagacagaggtTGAAGCAGACAGGCCAGCCTCCCACAGGGAGAATGGGCCAATCCCACGGCCTCCAGTGTGGCGTCTGTCACCCTCTCACCTCAACGGCGGCCTCAGGGGGTACAGACTTCacctccttctctgcctctgcACTCTCTTCTTCTTTGAGGttattttcctctacttttaTCCCATCCTCTGCAGACCAACAATAGACATTAATTAAGAAGGTCCCAGATCAAAGAGAAGGTCATGCCTTCTCAGTCTGTCTCATCTTAAACTGTCCTCTCGTGCCTTTAAGAGCCAGCCCTATTCTCAGGACGGCCCTCCTAAACTGAGAGGGAGCTTGCTGTGCGTCCTGCCGGAGTCCCCTGAGAACTGAGCACAGGGGAACAGAAAAACCACAGGCCAGGACAAAAAGAAGAGGACAGAGGACTAACACCCAGGAGCACTCACCGGCAGGCGGGGCAGGAGCTGGAGTATTGGGTTGTGTGTCCCCAGGAGTGGAGGGGGTAGGAGTCTTTGGGGACGGTGACCCTGGCTgggacattttcttattttcctctacttctgCGAGTTCAGGCATGCTCCAGCGCCCGTTAACATGTTCAAACTCCTGAACCTGCAGCAATGGGACAAGAGGTTGAAGACCCGAGTCCAACTAGGCTCCTTCCCTGCTGGCTCTCCAGCTCCCACTATAAGCCCTGGATCACCGAGGGAGGCTCAGGGCTCACCTTCTTGCGAATCAAGGACATAACCCCAATCCGAGTAAGGACATGCTGGCGAGACAGGCCTTCTCGGGGGACGCCATCAGCAAAGGTCTCGGCCCCATCTGCTCCCGGCTCACATAAATGCCGCATAAAAAGCGAGACATAAGCCCTGTggtaaagaaacagaaacaggttAAAGAGCAGCCAGCTCCCAGACCAGACTCCTTCCCACCCGCAGGGCAGTCAGGCCTCATGCTGGAAATGACTGTGGCTCCATGTGAGGTAAAGCCCGCCATGGTGCTGAGAGCTGGTCTCCAGACCCCATGCTGTGCCCCAGGTCCTCTGCTGGGGAAGCAGGGAACAGAGAGCCCTTCTCCTAGCAGCTGCACTTCCAGCTTCAGCAGAAGTGCCTCCTGGCACAGCAGGCTCCAGTGTGCAGAAAAACCCGGACTCAGAGGCCTTGCTTTACAGTGCTCAACCAAGCACTCGACTTACTTGAACTCCTTCTCAGATTTGCCTCGCAGATCCCGCACGAGCCACTGGGTGGTAAAAGCATCCTGAGGGGGCATCCCATAGCGCATAATTGCATTAAGAAAGGCTTTTCGCTGACGAGCATTAAAACCAAGAACCTGGGGGCAGAAGGAGCCAGGTGAGAGGGAGGCAACCCAACTCCCCCAAGACCCGACAGCCACTCGCACCCACCCTGCCCTAGGACCGAGTGGTACTCACTTCAATATTCCCACCAACACGGGCcaacagaggaggcaatggcttATCTTTATCATTCCGCAGGCCCTTGCGACTGGGCCTGCGGGGAGCTACAAGAAGAAAAAGGACGTGTGAGCGACGCTGATCGGGATGTTAGACAAAGCAACAGGTAAAAATCCAACAGAAAGGCACGGGCCTCACCTTCTGAACGTTCGTCAAAGTCTTCATCACCTTCCTCTGAGGCCACCGAATAATCGGACTGGTTGTCGGACTGGTCGTCCTGCCAATctggagggagagagggcagaTGAGCGGGGCCCACTGCTCTAGTGGAACGGCCcatgggtggggggcggggccggcCACACACACCTCGGTCCTCCTGCGAGCCATCATTGTAGTTGACCTGTTTAcgaattctttttcctttgcccAGGTTTCGGGCCAGATCTTCTTGCTGCTGCTCATAATGGTGCCGCAGCAATTTCTCCCAGTAGTCGGGATCCACACTTTCTTCCTGTTTTATGATCTCCCGttccacctcctcttcctcctggggcagagggagggccaGGACTCAGGGCTGCTGCACCCCCAGCTACCCCTGGTCCTCACAGTTCCCACTCTGTTAGCTGCTGTTCATGACTTGACTCTGAAATACATGGTGTACCTGCTTGAACCTAAGAACTTGAAAGAAATTTAATTGACAGGACAAGCTGTTATCACAAGATAGAAGGATGAAGAGACAATATGCATTCTTTTAACCCCTTTTACTGACACACAAACAGTTGGGAGATGGTAAAATGTAGGAAAGAGATTACAGCCTTAGCAAGGCAGAATGGAGAAGCTTCTGAAATACTGCAGAAGATTCTCCCAAGCAATAAAGTAGAAGGGCCATAAGCCCTTTCTGTTCTTCATAAACTTCATAAAAGTTTatcaactgtgaaaaaaaaattacatatccTCTTATATCCCCATAATGTTTATGCTCCTCTGAaagtcttcactttttttttccgaTAGTTTAGGACCACCAGTTCCAAATCCTTTACATTAGAATTAAGCTGTTAACAGCATTGATATAAGAAACAACCTACATCTCCACCATTAGGGAACCTGAATAAATTATGGGGGGGTGAAATGGATGAAGAGAGTCAAAAGGTATAAATTTAGGTTATGATGATTTTATACACAGCATGGAAACTCTAGTTAATACCATACTGCATATCTGAAAGTTGCTATTATAGTAAAAGAACAGTTCTTAAAagctctcatcacaagaaaaaaaagttaatactATATATATGGTAACAGAACTAAACTTACTGGGGTGACATCTTGCAATACATACAAACCATTATGATTTGATACGATATACCAAATCACATCATACACCTTTAATATAatagtattttatattatatctcatttttttaagtaaataaattatggtacttTCAAATGGTGACATATTACACAGGGGGGTGAGGCAGAAGTTCTTTCTGTACTGATTTGGATAAAATAAATCTTCTAAGATCAGGTAGACAAAAGTGAGGTACAGAACATCATGGAGAAGCCACTTTCCTTACATAGCAACAGGGATGCAACTAGAAATGATCATAGTCAGAAACAAATACcgtatcacttatacatggaatctgaaAGTATGACACAAACCTATCTATGGAACAGAATCATGGACCTAGAGAACAGACGGgtagttgccaaggggaagggactgcagtgggaggttgggattagcagatgtaagctttcaTATATAGAAGAGATAAaccacaaggtcctactgtatagcacaaggaactatatatAACATCCTATGATAACATAACagataagaatatatataaagaaaatgtgtatatatacatatatatattaaaaagtataactgaatcactttgttgccCAGCAGAAATatacacagcattgtaaatcaactattcttcccATTTTTGTGTGGTGTGATTTaacacaacagaagtttatttcttgttCCTACAATGTCCATTACAGATCCGGGGGACTCTCCAGAACAGATACCTCTCTCCAGTGTGGGGGCCTCAGCGTTCCAGACTGCTCTGATCTCATACTCCTCTCTCTGGATGTGCTCACACGACAGAGGAGGAAGACAGCACTAGAGAGTCCTACACCAACAAATAAATGCTTCAGCCACGAACTGAGGATTCTGCAACAACCCACTGCTCAAAACTGTCTCAGGACCCTGTCTAACCACAAGGAGCAGAAAAGAATAACCACTcccttctttttttggctgtgccatgtggcttacaggatcccagttccctgatcaaaggctgaacctgggccctcagtagtgagagcgtggagtcctaaccactggatcaccaggaaattcccttctTACTGTTCACTAGGATCCAAGCCCCATGTCTCCTTGTCTACTGCTATACCTCACTTAGAAGAggacctggggacttccctgtggaACAATACTTCAACTTTAGAAAAAACTactttccttaaaagaaaaagggaaaaaggtgTTTCTGTGTACATACACgtctgtatatatgcatacacacatatgtgatttacatgtatataaaatagtttgtaaaataaatatcacTTATCCCCAGCGAGGGTGCTAGGTAGCCAAAGgactggggtggggaagagataCTTCTACAGCTTCTGAATTTTGAATCAGGAGACTTACAGCTGACccctgaacaacacaggtttgacctACATGAGTCCACTCACACACAGATATTTCTcaacagtaaatactacagtaccacACAGGGCACAACTGAATCTGTAGATGTAGGAGCTACACATATGGAGGGCtgtaatattcaaaaaataaaactttatgcaGCCACCTAGAGGGCCATCGTCAGGAAAGGTTAACAGTGGGAGGGAAAGTACCAGCCCTCTCTTGCAGCCACTCAGCACCTTCTGCTCTGGGTCCCTCCCAGGGTCCCTCCCAAATGTGGGCCACCCTGACAGGAGGGCAGTTTTGACTGAAGACTACTAGGCTGCAGACCAGTCAGACTTTTTAGCCATAAGCACACAACACTGAGGTTAAGATACATATCAGAAAAACAGCAAGAGGAATGATTCAGAGTTGGAAGGATGAGAATAGATGTCAAAGATCATCAGAAACTGATGTCAATTCAAAGAACCTTGACCTGGGTGGCTCAAAGGGGACCAGaagggaaagaattttttttctttaattccatACTCTATTATTACATTGGGGGAAAAATATTAGAGTCCACACATTCGTAACTGagtattctttgttttctgttttaaaagacccaggaaacagaagggaaaaaggaaaaacaattgtTTCCAAAAGTACAGGAAGACAGGCTAAGTACATATCACACCTCCTACCTTTTCTCTGGAGACAGTTGGGTTAGCAATCCAAAGTCTATTTATAGAGCTAATAAAATgcataagagaaaataaagtaagAATCTAATAAAGCAGTTAATATAAATGCTTTGAGTGTGAAATGTGGCCAGTTACGTCCAAGAAGTGAATGTGATTTGCTCATACTTACAGAATTTCTTTTCAAAGAGGTGAAAAAATAATCACCGTACTAATTTGCCTACAGATGTTTTCCTCGTCTCAAATACCGTCGTGGTCTCAACTCCAACTTTTGGACGAATCACCAAGCACCGCGTTGGACTCATACTCACCCCCATTTCTTCTTCTCGCACCACATACTGGGCCACTTTGAATGAGCTCAAATATTCATTCATGCCCTGTAGCTCCGTGTCTTCAGTCTCATCCTGGTTCCGGTCCAGCAGTCGTTCAATGGCTTTATCGTCATAGTGGATGACACTGCTATCTTCTCCCTCTTTGTTGTCTCCTCCTATAAAGAATCAGGGGTCCACACCCCCAGTTAGCATCAGCAGCTGCAGTGGAGAAAGCTAGCCCCAAAGACCTGAGGTCTGAGTCCCAAGACCCTCAGGATCAAAGATGCCCTTTAGAGCAGCCACACCCCACACCAACACAAGTTCCTGACCAGCTCACCTCCATCTGTGGCCTCATCTTTGAACAGCTCCTCGGTGCCAAACTTGAGGATATCATCAAGCTCCTGTTTGGACATGGATCCAGTCTTGGAGCCCAGCCCAGGCCGAACAACGAGATGCgtcagcatcatctttttcttGGCCACCTGCGTGATGCGCTCTTCCACAGACGCACGGGTCACAAACCGGTAAATCATCACCTTCTTATTTTGCCCAATACGGTGAGCTCTGCTAAAGGCCTGGAGTTGGATACAAAACGAAGACAAAAACTGAAGTAACCGTGTTTTTTTGCCCTGACTTTCACATAGTAAGCCAAACCCAGCATGAGGCTCGAGCTGCAGCTTGCCTCATGCAACTTCCTTTTGCACCCCTGCTCCCAGACACCATCCTCTACCGTGTTACCCAAAACAGGACCAGAGCGAACCCAAACTCTCCAGCTTACAATAAggtaaaagacatttaaaaagaatctattgttttcccctgAAACAACTAATTCCAGATGGCGGAGCCCTCACAGAGAACACTGTGCATTTCCAGTAAGTTACTATATGCCAAGGCTGCTGCCTCTGCTCACCTGGATGTCATTATGGGGGTTCCAATCAGAGTCGTAGATAATAACTGTGTCAGCAGTAGCCAGATTGATTCCAAGGCCCCCAGCTCGAGTGGAAAGCAGGAAGCAAAACTGCTGAGCACCTGGTGCTAAGAGAGGAACCACAATTCCAATGAACAAAAGTATAAGGAGCATCAGATATACAAAACCTCATTAGCAGATGCAAAATGctacatataggatggataaacaacaggtccTACtgtgtatagcacaaagaactgtgttcagtatcttgtgatacaccacagtggaaaagaatatgaaaaagaagatatatttttaaaaaagacttgtatatatgtatgactcaatcactctgctgtacagcagaaattaacccaacactgtaaaccaactatacttgaattaaaaaaattaaaaacaaaaacaaaaacaaaaacacacctcTTTAGGCAAACACCGAAGTATCAATAATGGTGTCGTAAGCAAAGAGCAACAACAGATACTGAGATGTGTGTGAAAGTTTAAGAAGAAATAGGATGTCACCATGGTCTCAAGTGTCCCCTAAAGGAATTTATCAATCACAATGAAGAAAACCTTACAGGGGAGAACTTAGGCAGACACCACCTGAACCAAGTAATCAAGGCCAACACCAGCAGTGGAACATTATCACTGTCACATAGTCCTTGGGAATGATGCACTGAAAAGGACACGGCATCACTCTTGCAGACTCCTGCCCGAAATGTCTAACATTGATcaaatcatgagaaaacatcaacTAGACTGGTATTAGAAAAGCTAAACATTCTATAAAGAAGCTGACCAGTCACCATCAAAGATATCAATATCAtgagtaaaaaagaatgaagaagtgGAAGAGACAACAACTATGAGTGATGTGGGATCCGTGAGTGGATCCTGACACATGGTCAGTGGTGACGTTCAAGTCTATGACCTGGTTAGTAGTATACTAGAcaccaatgttaatttcctggaTTTGAACATTGTACTGTGGTCATGTAAGTTATCAAGAAAAGCCCGGTGAAAGGTATACATGGACTCGCTATgttatttttttgaacttttgtGTTCAAAACTATCTCAAgttataaagctaaaaaaaaaaaaaaaaagaggaggaggtggtAGCAGCTACTGAGACAAGCCTGCCACTAGCTTGCTATCTGGGCTTGGTAAATCTGGATAAATCTGGGTCCCTCCCAGGCCTCAGCAATGAAGATGATTAAATGAAGTGCCCTTCTTTTCAGCAGAGAGAACAAAGACTCCATAGGGAATTAACAATCTCCCAGAAATAATCTGATACATTCTTCCAGTCAAGAAATTCAAAAGTACTCTTCCATGTCGACAAAAGACCCTGAACCACTACCCAGAAAAACAGATGTGAGAGAACAAGTGATAGGTCGAGAGCTCTGAGTGAGTGAAGATGCCAGGATCAAAGCCATTCCTCCCCTCTTACCATTGAAGCGGTCAATGGCCTCCTGACGCATGTTCCCAGTGATTCCCCCATCAATACGTTCATATTTATAACCTTCGTGTTCCAGGAAGTCCTCTAGCAGGTCCAGCATCTTGGTCATCTGAAGAGGAGCAGAGTTAAATTACGGGATTAATTAGACGAAACTCCTCCCGTACGTCTCTGAGCTGTCCACTGCTACCCGGAAGTTACCTGGGAGAAGATGAGGACACGGTGCCCACCCTCCTTGAGGTTCTTGAGCATCTTCTGAAGCAGCAATAATTTCCCGGATGCTCTGATGAGGGCACTGCCGTCATACATGCCGTTAGGCATCTTAGGGGCTTCCTAGAgaggagcaaaaaagaaaaaaaataaagaaagaaacccCACACGGAGcagtccccacccagggatggacaAGTGGTGGCAGAGTTACCATGGCGGCCACCGGGAAGAGATATGGGTGGTTGCAGCACTTCTTAAGATCCATCACCACATTCAGCAGAGAGACCTGGTTGCCACCCCCTCGGGCATTGAGGGCTTCAAAATTCCGAGTGAGGATGTACTTGTAGTATTTCCTGTGTAGACGACAGGGTAAGAGATATCACCCTCGAGAGTCGTCACCTGGCTCACCATGTGGTTCCAGGGTCTGGGGCCTTCCTTCCAACACCTCTCACTTTGGGACTGAGGAAACCCAAGAAGCGCCATTGCCATCCTTTTAAACAAGGGAAGGAAGCGCTGAGCACTCTGGACCCAGCACCCCGGCCACAGGTTCCTTTGAGCCTCACTGGCTTGGTCACCACCCATCTCACATCAGAGTACGGGGAGGACTGGCAAACACCACACAGACGGGCCGGCGTGTCTAGCTGTGTCTGCCAAACGGAGCCAGCACCCCGTTTCTCCACACTCACTTCTGCATGGGGCTCAACTCCACACGCACGATCAGCTCTGTCTTGGACGGCATGTTCTTGAACACGTCAGCCTTGAGCCGCCGCAACATGTGAGGGCCCAGCATGTCATGCAGCTTTTTAATCTGGTCCTCCTTGGCAATGTCCGCaaactcctccaggaagccttccaaattgcttcagaaggaaaaggaaagaagctgttggagaggggaagggaagggacatGACGcaggaggcagaaggagcaggaaggatgaggagctgactgtggacaAGCACACACTTACTGGAACCTCTCAGGGGTGAGGAAGTTGAGCAGGTGGAACAACTCTTCTAGATTGTTCTGCAGTGGAGTCCCTGTCAGCAACAGCTTgtgctggagtgagtagccatttagAACCCGGAAAAACTGGTGAAGCAGATGGAGAGAAGTGGAGTGCAATGAAAACAGGACTCCAGTACTTCTTTGTAAAGTCCCGTTTTACCGCCCAGCAGTTAAGCCCCTGCCCCTACCTCTAtctctcttaaaaaattttttttttattattctttatcttCTTTCCACAGTGACTTTTTCTTTCAGCTACACTTTgcaatcttagctccccaactagcTAATGAACCCgtgccccacacccccaccccagagtagaagtgcagagtcctaaccactggaccaccagcaatgTCCTCCATCTCTCTTCTAAGGCCTGGCCTCCAAGCCTTATCTATCATGAGTGAGTAAGGAAGGCAGAGATCCTTTTTCCGTCTCCCGTGCTCCTAGGTCTCCTCTTCCTGAGTAGATGGTACCAGAACCCTAAAACTGGAGGCCACAGCTCCCCGGCCCCTCACCTTAGACTGATTGTTCTTGAGCCGATGGGCTTCATCCACGATGAGGCAGGCCCAGTCAATAGAGCCCAAGATGGCCATGTCAATGGTGATCAACTCATAGGATGTCAGCAGCACATGAAACTTCACAGATGCCTCTTTCTGCACAAGAAGGTGACTTGGTCACTCGTATCCAGGCCGAGTCAAGGGACTGGCCggggagggtgggagtgggggaatTCCCTCCTCTCACCTCACCCCAGGGACCAGACTCAAGGACGCCATAGCAACAACTCTACCCTACCCCTGCCTCTCTCAGGTACCTTCATGCGGGAAGCCTTCTTGCCGCCACGAATGGCATTGTCCTCAAAGGAGAACTCATTCTCTCGGATGATAGCACGGCTGTCTTTGTCACCCACGTAGGTCACCACGTACATATCTGGAGCCCACATTTCAAACTCCCGCTCCCAATTGATGATGGTAGAAAGAGGGGCGCTCACTAGGAAGGGGCCTTTGGAATGACCCTGTGAGGAAGAAGAGCAGAGGGAGAGTGAGGACTCAGGACCCCACACAAAACCCCAGTGTCCACTGTCCGGTACCCGGCCCCTCCAGCAGGCAGAGGACTGGCCTGTGCACTGctgctgcccctcctccctccccaggataCAAACACACCCAGCCGCCTCCTTCCCACAGGTCCAGGCCTGCCTCCAGGGAGCTCACACACTGGTCTCTCCACACTGGCTTCACCCACAGTTCTGCTCATCTCAGCGCACAGCCGACCCCCAGGACTGAGGCTCCGGGCACCCACCACTAACCTCCCCAAGGCTCCACTCCCTCCCATCTGTCTCTGGGTACTTAGGTCTCTCTTACTGTCAACTCAACACTGTTCTCCAGGTCAgagactagttttttttttccctttctctgtctcttgggAGTGCAAGAGAAGACCCTGAACACAGAACATTCCCCCAGACACAAAGCCAGTAGCCCCAGCTTTCGTACCTCCTTATAGAGGGAGTACAGGAAGACTGCAGTCTGCACCGTCTTCCCAAGGCCCATCTCGTCGGCCAAGATGGTGTCAGTGCCCTGAGCCCAGGAGAAGCGTAGCCAGTTCAGGCCTTCCATCTGATAGGGGTGCAGGGTCCCACCCGTAGCATCCAGGTACTCTGGCTGGCGCTCATACTTCACTGTTGgctgaaggaggaaaagaggaagtcATGAGCTGGTGAGGAATTCCTTTCCTTCCCTAAGACAGTAGCTGCTCCTCCTCACACATGCTCACTAGAGCCTACTCAAGGACG
Coding sequences within:
- the CHD4 gene encoding chromodomain-helicase-DNA-binding protein 4 isoform X2, with translation MASGLGSPSPCSAGSEEDDMDALLNNSLPPPHPENEEDPEEDLSEAETPKLKKKKKPKKPRDPKIPKSKRQKKERLLLCRQLGDSSGEGPEFVEEEEEVALRSDSEGSDYTPGKKKKKKLGPKKEKKSKSKRKEEEEEDEDDDDSKEPKSSAQLLEDWGMEDIDHVFSEEDYRTLTNYKAFSQFVRPLIAAKNPKIAVSKMMMVLGAKWREFSTNNPFKGSSGASVAAAAAAAVAVVESMVTATEVAPPPPPVEVPIRKAKTKEGKGPNARRKPKGSPRVPDAKKPKPKKVAPLKIKLGGFGSKRKRSSSEDDDLDVESDFDDASINSYSVSDGSTSRSSRSRKKLRTTKKKKKGEEEVTAVDGYETDHQDYCEVCQQGGEIILCDTCPRAYHMVCLDPDMEKAPEGKWSCPHCEKEGIQWEAKEDNSEGEEILEEVGGDPEEEDDHHMEFCRVCKDGGELLCCDTCPSSYHIHCLNPPLPEIPNGEWLCPRCTCPALKGKVQKILIWKWGQPPSPTPVPRPPDADPNTPSPKPLEGRPERQFFVKWQGMSYWHCSWVSELQLELHCQVMFRNYQRKNDMDEPPSGDFGGDEEKSRKRKNKDPKFAEMEERFYRYGIKPEWMMIHRILNHSVDKKGHVHYLIKWRDLPYDQASWESEDVEIQDYDLFKQSYWNHRELMRGEEGRPGKKLKKVKLRKLERPPETPTVDPTVKYERQPEYLDATGGTLHPYQMEGLNWLRFSWAQGTDTILADEMGLGKTVQTAVFLYSLYKEGHSKGPFLVSAPLSTIINWEREFEMWAPDMYVVTYVGDKDSRAIIRENEFSFEDNAIRGGKKASRMKKEASVKFHVLLTSYELITIDMAILGSIDWACLIVDEAHRLKNNQSKFFRVLNGYSLQHKLLLTGTPLQNNLEELFHLLNFLTPERFHNLEGFLEEFADIAKEDQIKKLHDMLGPHMLRRLKADVFKNMPSKTELIVRVELSPMQKKYYKYILTRNFEALNARGGGNQVSLLNVVMDLKKCCNHPYLFPVAAMEAPKMPNGMYDGSALIRASGKLLLLQKMLKNLKEGGHRVLIFSQMTKMLDLLEDFLEHEGYKYERIDGGITGNMRQEAIDRFNAPGAQQFCFLLSTRAGGLGINLATADTVIIYDSDWNPHNDIQAFSRAHRIGQNKKVMIYRFVTRASVEERITQVAKKKMMLTHLVVRPGLGSKTGSMSKQELDDILKFGTEELFKDEATDGGGDNKEGEDSSVIHYDDKAIERLLDRNQDETEDTELQGMNEYLSSFKVAQYVVREEEMGEEEEVEREIIKQEESVDPDYWEKLLRHHYEQQQEDLARNLGKGKRIRKQVNYNDGSQEDRDWQDDQSDNQSDYSVASEEGDEDFDERSEAPRRPSRKGLRNDKDKPLPPLLARVGGNIEVLGFNARQRKAFLNAIMRYGMPPQDAFTTQWLVRDLRGKSEKEFKAYVSLFMRHLCEPGADGAETFADGVPREGLSRQHVLTRIGVMSLIRKKVQEFEHVNGRWSMPELAEVEENKKMSQPGSPSPKTPTPSTPGDTQPNTPAPAPPAEDGIKVEENNLKEEESAEAEKEVKSVPPEAAVECTQPPAPASEEEKVPVEPPEGEEKVEKAEVKERTEEAMETDPKGNADVEKVEEKAAVDLTPIVVEDKEEKKEEEEKKEVMLQNGETPKDLNDEKQKKNIKQRFMFNIADGGFTELHSLWQNEERAATVTKKTYEIWHRRHDYWLLAGIINHGYARWQDIQNDPRYAILNEPFKGEMNRGNFLEIKNKFLARRFKLLEQALVIEEQLRRAAYLNMSEDPSHPSMALNTRFAEVECLAESHQHLSKESMAGNKPANAVLHKGILKQLEELLSDMKADVTRLPATIARIPPVAVRLQMSERNILSRLANRAPEPPPQQVAQQQ